In Odontesthes bonariensis isolate fOdoBon6 chromosome 6, fOdoBon6.hap1, whole genome shotgun sequence, one genomic interval encodes:
- the LOC142382890 gene encoding ubiquilin-1-like isoform X1 — MAVTGQERSRLPSDPSREADTSLSEETAPSDRSGGPNSSSDALSVLRLDLMFPHRMMLWLKYPDDNQCRCCCVFGLQSACYLCLCVQLKWVLSERLGASAEQLVLIHSGRVLRESELISHIKRQNGSVKLCMIQRPQPISAQPLDDSTSERVKSEVTAPLNPDPTLTTTPTSPLCLVEGLESLGLENSESGFFPAIQRQMESQLVGDPEMMRLILGSPFVQSTLSTSGPQLTRQLILSNPQIQQVLQTNPDAESILNTDVINQVLELIRNPEMIEGVMQNEDGALDDPEAIPGSSDIFQKMEAKTHQPSGKLSQSPEVHSKSTPPPSSDSTDPLRELTATPTADPRTQNTITAGMQSLLEEITASPGLMESLLCGPYVSSLLNCLSHNPDLAAQMLLSHPLFSGNPQLQQQMRQEIPLFLQQMQSPELLSVMLNPRATEALLQIQQGLQTLAAEAPSLLPTAGPGTSGASVNEAPGLASDCALNSQSESGIQVATVTEQQQKFVQQMLQALANTNNEVRHEEDEFQKELEQLSSIGFRDRQANLQALISSGGDLSTAIQHLLSL, encoded by the exons ATGGCCGTCACAGGTCAGGAAAGATCCAGGTTGCCATCAGATCCGTCACGGGAAGCAGACACCTCACTGTCAGAGGAGACTGCACCGTCAGACAGGTCAGGGGGTCCGAACTCGTCGTCGGACGCTTTGAGCGTACTAAGGCTTGATTTGATGTTCCCACATCGTATGATGTTATGGTTAAAATACCCAGACGACAATCAGTGCCGTTGCTGCTGTGTTTTCGGTTTGCAAAGTGCTTGTTATTTGTGCCTTTGTGTACAGCTGAAATGGGTTCTGTCAGAGCGACTGGGAGCCTCAGCAGAGCAGCTGGTGCTGATCCACTCAGGCCGGGTCCTCAGAGAGTCAGAACTCATTAGTCACATTAAACGACAAAATGGGTCAGTCAAGCTCTGTATGATCCAAAG GCCTCAGCCTATATCTGCTCAGCCCCTTGATGATTCAACATCAGAAAGAGTCAAATCAGAAGTCACAGCTCCTCTCAACCCTGATCCCACCCTAACAACGACTCCAACTTCACCACTATGCCTGG TCGAGGGTTTAGAAAGTCTTGGCTTGGAAAACAGTGAGTCGGGTTTCTTCCCTGCAATCCAGCGGCAGATGGAGAGCCAACTGGTGGGTGACCCCGAGATGATGCGTCTTATCCTGGGCAGCCCCTTTGTGCAGAGCACCCTCTCCACCTCCGGCCCTCAACTAACGAGACAGCTCATTCTGTCTAATCCCCAGATTCAGCAGGTCCTGCAAACAAACCCTGATGCAGAAAGCATACTGAACACAGATGTCATCAATCAG GTGCTGGAGCTCATCAGAAACCCTGAAATGATAGAGGGAGTGATGCAGAATGAAGACGGAGCATTAGACGACCCTGAAGCCATCCCAGGTTCTTCTGACATCTTTCAGAAGATGGAGGCAAAAACACACCAGCCTAGTGGCAAACTATCACAG TCACCGGAGGTACACAGCAAGTCAACACCACCCCCCTCCAGTGActccacagatcctctcagagAGCTGACTGCCACTCCCACAGCTGATCCAAGAACTCAGAACACTATTACTGCAG GTATGCAGTCACTGCTGGAGGAGATCACAGCGAGTCCAGGTCTGATGGAGAGTCTGCTGTGTGGGCCATATGTCAGCAGTCTTCTGAACTGCCTCAGCCACAACCCTGACCTGGCTGcacag ATGCTGCTGAGCCATCCATTGTTCTCAGGAAACCCTCAGCTTCAACAACAAATGAGACAGGAAATTCCTCTTTTTTTGCAACAG ATGCAGAGTCCGGAGCTGCTGTCGGTCATGTTGAACCCCAGAGCAACGGAGGCTCTGCTACAGATCCAACAGGGCCTGCAGACTCTGGCTGCAGAGGCTCCCTCCCTCCTGCCAAC AGCTGGACCTGGAACCAGTGGTGCCAGTGTTAATGAAGCTCCTGGGCTCGCATCTGACTGTGCTCTGAACAGTCAGTCAGAAAGCGGGATTCAGGTTGCCACagtaacagagcagcagcagaagtTTGTACAACAGATGCTACAGGCTCTGGCTAACACCAACAATGAG GTCCGTCATGAGGAGGACGAATTCCAAAAGGAGCTGGAGCAGCTGAGCTCAATTGGGTTCAGAGACAGACAGGCAAACCTTCAGGCACTCATCAGCTCAGGAGGAGACCTCTCCACTGCTATCCAACACCTACTCAGTCTCTAA
- the LOC142382890 gene encoding ubiquilin-1-like isoform X3 — MSATVKGEPKAADGRHRSGKIQVAIRSVTGSRHLTVRGDCTVRQLKWVLSERLGASAEQLVLIHSGRVLRESELISHIKRQNGSVKLCMIQRPQPISAQPLDDSTSERVKSEVTAPLNPDPTLTTTPTSPLCLVEGLESLGLENSESGFFPAIQRQMESQLVGDPEMMRLILGSPFVQSTLSTSGPQLTRQLILSNPQIQQVLQTNPDAESILNTDVINQVLELIRNPEMIEGVMQNEDGALDDPEAIPGSSDIFQKMEAKTHQPSGKLSQSPEVHSKSTPPPSSDSTDPLRELTATPTADPRTQNTITAGMQSLLEEITASPGLMESLLCGPYVSSLLNCLSHNPDLAAQMLLSHPLFSGNPQLQQQMRQEIPLFLQQMQSPELLSVMLNPRATEALLQIQQGLQTLAAEAPSLLPTAGPGTSGASVNEAPGLASDCALNSQSESGIQVATVTEQQQKFVQQMLQALANTNNEVRHEEDEFQKELEQLSSIGFRDRQANLQALISSGGDLSTAIQHLLSL; from the exons ATGTCGGCCACGGTAAAAGGTGAACCCAAAGCAGCTGATGGCCGTCACAGGTCAGGAAAGATCCAGGTTGCCATCAGATCCGTCACGGGAAGCAGACACCTCACTGTCAGAGGAGACTGCACCGTCAGACAG CTGAAATGGGTTCTGTCAGAGCGACTGGGAGCCTCAGCAGAGCAGCTGGTGCTGATCCACTCAGGCCGGGTCCTCAGAGAGTCAGAACTCATTAGTCACATTAAACGACAAAATGGGTCAGTCAAGCTCTGTATGATCCAAAG GCCTCAGCCTATATCTGCTCAGCCCCTTGATGATTCAACATCAGAAAGAGTCAAATCAGAAGTCACAGCTCCTCTCAACCCTGATCCCACCCTAACAACGACTCCAACTTCACCACTATGCCTGG TCGAGGGTTTAGAAAGTCTTGGCTTGGAAAACAGTGAGTCGGGTTTCTTCCCTGCAATCCAGCGGCAGATGGAGAGCCAACTGGTGGGTGACCCCGAGATGATGCGTCTTATCCTGGGCAGCCCCTTTGTGCAGAGCACCCTCTCCACCTCCGGCCCTCAACTAACGAGACAGCTCATTCTGTCTAATCCCCAGATTCAGCAGGTCCTGCAAACAAACCCTGATGCAGAAAGCATACTGAACACAGATGTCATCAATCAG GTGCTGGAGCTCATCAGAAACCCTGAAATGATAGAGGGAGTGATGCAGAATGAAGACGGAGCATTAGACGACCCTGAAGCCATCCCAGGTTCTTCTGACATCTTTCAGAAGATGGAGGCAAAAACACACCAGCCTAGTGGCAAACTATCACAG TCACCGGAGGTACACAGCAAGTCAACACCACCCCCCTCCAGTGActccacagatcctctcagagAGCTGACTGCCACTCCCACAGCTGATCCAAGAACTCAGAACACTATTACTGCAG GTATGCAGTCACTGCTGGAGGAGATCACAGCGAGTCCAGGTCTGATGGAGAGTCTGCTGTGTGGGCCATATGTCAGCAGTCTTCTGAACTGCCTCAGCCACAACCCTGACCTGGCTGcacag ATGCTGCTGAGCCATCCATTGTTCTCAGGAAACCCTCAGCTTCAACAACAAATGAGACAGGAAATTCCTCTTTTTTTGCAACAG ATGCAGAGTCCGGAGCTGCTGTCGGTCATGTTGAACCCCAGAGCAACGGAGGCTCTGCTACAGATCCAACAGGGCCTGCAGACTCTGGCTGCAGAGGCTCCCTCCCTCCTGCCAAC AGCTGGACCTGGAACCAGTGGTGCCAGTGTTAATGAAGCTCCTGGGCTCGCATCTGACTGTGCTCTGAACAGTCAGTCAGAAAGCGGGATTCAGGTTGCCACagtaacagagcagcagcagaagtTTGTACAACAGATGCTACAGGCTCTGGCTAACACCAACAATGAG GTCCGTCATGAGGAGGACGAATTCCAAAAGGAGCTGGAGCAGCTGAGCTCAATTGGGTTCAGAGACAGACAGGCAAACCTTCAGGCACTCATCAGCTCAGGAGGAGACCTCTCCACTGCTATCCAACACCTACTCAGTCTCTAA
- the LOC142382890 gene encoding ubiquilin-1-like isoform X2 produces MAVTGQERSRLPSDPSREADTSLSEETAPSDRSGGPNSSSDALSVLRLDLMFPHRMMLWLKYPDDNQCRCCCVFGLQSACYLCLCVQLKWVLSERLGASAEQLVLIHSGRVLRESELISHIKRQNGSVKLCMIQRPQPISAQPLDDSTSERVKSEVTAPLNPDPTLTTTPTSPLCLVEGLESLGLENSESGFFPAIQRQMESQLIQQVLQTNPDAESILNTDVINQVLELIRNPEMIEGVMQNEDGALDDPEAIPGSSDIFQKMEAKTHQPSGKLSQSPEVHSKSTPPPSSDSTDPLRELTATPTADPRTQNTITAGMQSLLEEITASPGLMESLLCGPYVSSLLNCLSHNPDLAAQMLLSHPLFSGNPQLQQQMRQEIPLFLQQMQSPELLSVMLNPRATEALLQIQQGLQTLAAEAPSLLPTAGPGTSGASVNEAPGLASDCALNSQSESGIQVATVTEQQQKFVQQMLQALANTNNEVRHEEDEFQKELEQLSSIGFRDRQANLQALISSGGDLSTAIQHLLSL; encoded by the exons ATGGCCGTCACAGGTCAGGAAAGATCCAGGTTGCCATCAGATCCGTCACGGGAAGCAGACACCTCACTGTCAGAGGAGACTGCACCGTCAGACAGGTCAGGGGGTCCGAACTCGTCGTCGGACGCTTTGAGCGTACTAAGGCTTGATTTGATGTTCCCACATCGTATGATGTTATGGTTAAAATACCCAGACGACAATCAGTGCCGTTGCTGCTGTGTTTTCGGTTTGCAAAGTGCTTGTTATTTGTGCCTTTGTGTACAGCTGAAATGGGTTCTGTCAGAGCGACTGGGAGCCTCAGCAGAGCAGCTGGTGCTGATCCACTCAGGCCGGGTCCTCAGAGAGTCAGAACTCATTAGTCACATTAAACGACAAAATGGGTCAGTCAAGCTCTGTATGATCCAAAG GCCTCAGCCTATATCTGCTCAGCCCCTTGATGATTCAACATCAGAAAGAGTCAAATCAGAAGTCACAGCTCCTCTCAACCCTGATCCCACCCTAACAACGACTCCAACTTCACCACTATGCCTGG TCGAGGGTTTAGAAAGTCTTGGCTTGGAAAACAGTGAGTCGGGTTTCTTCCCTGCAATCCAGCGGCAGATGGAGAGCCAACTG ATTCAGCAGGTCCTGCAAACAAACCCTGATGCAGAAAGCATACTGAACACAGATGTCATCAATCAG GTGCTGGAGCTCATCAGAAACCCTGAAATGATAGAGGGAGTGATGCAGAATGAAGACGGAGCATTAGACGACCCTGAAGCCATCCCAGGTTCTTCTGACATCTTTCAGAAGATGGAGGCAAAAACACACCAGCCTAGTGGCAAACTATCACAG TCACCGGAGGTACACAGCAAGTCAACACCACCCCCCTCCAGTGActccacagatcctctcagagAGCTGACTGCCACTCCCACAGCTGATCCAAGAACTCAGAACACTATTACTGCAG GTATGCAGTCACTGCTGGAGGAGATCACAGCGAGTCCAGGTCTGATGGAGAGTCTGCTGTGTGGGCCATATGTCAGCAGTCTTCTGAACTGCCTCAGCCACAACCCTGACCTGGCTGcacag ATGCTGCTGAGCCATCCATTGTTCTCAGGAAACCCTCAGCTTCAACAACAAATGAGACAGGAAATTCCTCTTTTTTTGCAACAG ATGCAGAGTCCGGAGCTGCTGTCGGTCATGTTGAACCCCAGAGCAACGGAGGCTCTGCTACAGATCCAACAGGGCCTGCAGACTCTGGCTGCAGAGGCTCCCTCCCTCCTGCCAAC AGCTGGACCTGGAACCAGTGGTGCCAGTGTTAATGAAGCTCCTGGGCTCGCATCTGACTGTGCTCTGAACAGTCAGTCAGAAAGCGGGATTCAGGTTGCCACagtaacagagcagcagcagaagtTTGTACAACAGATGCTACAGGCTCTGGCTAACACCAACAATGAG GTCCGTCATGAGGAGGACGAATTCCAAAAGGAGCTGGAGCAGCTGAGCTCAATTGGGTTCAGAGACAGACAGGCAAACCTTCAGGCACTCATCAGCTCAGGAGGAGACCTCTCCACTGCTATCCAACACCTACTCAGTCTCTAA